In one window of Macadamia integrifolia cultivar HAES 741 chromosome 2, SCU_Mint_v3, whole genome shotgun sequence DNA:
- the LOC122058416 gene encoding malate synthase, glyoxysomal, whose amino-acid sequence MGGSYDTAEGVEIRGRYDEEFAKILSKDALQFVADLQREFKGRIKYALECRKEAQKKYNSGALPGFDPATKNIRDGDWVCAPVPAAMADRKVEITGPVDRKMVINALNSGAKVFMADFEDSLSPTWENLMRGQVNLKEAVEGTISFHDQARNKVYKLNDQTAKLFVRARGWHLPEAHILIDGEPATGCLVDFGLYFYHNYPNYRRTQGQGFGPFFYLPKMEHSREAKIWNSVFEKAEKVAGIEKGSIRATVLIETLPAVFQMNEILYELRDHSVGLNCGRWDYIFSYLKTFQAHSDRLLPDRVQVGMAQHFMRSYSNLLIRTCHRRGVHAMGGMAAQIPIKDDPVANEAALELVRKDKLREVLAGHDGTWAAHPGLISPIMEVFSKNLSNPHQIQTMKREDAANITEADLLQRPQGARTMEGLRLNTRVGIQYVAAWLTGTGAVPLYNLMEDAATAEISRVQNWQWLKYGVELDGDGLGVKVSLDLFGRIVEEEMARIEEEVGKEKFKKGMYKEACKLFSKQCTAPTLDDFLTLEAYNQIVIHHPDGSARL is encoded by the exons ATGGGCGGTTCCTATGATACAGCCGAAGGAGTAGAAATCAGAGGTCGATACGATGAAGAATTCGCGAAGATCCTGAGCAAGGATGCCTTGCAATTCGTGGCGGATTTGCAGAGAGAGTTCAAAGGTCGCATCAAGTATGCACTGGAGTGTCGGAAGGAAGCGCAGAAGAAGTATAATTCAGGGGCTTTGCCTGGTTTTGATCCCGCCACCAAAAATATTAGGGATGGTGATTGGGTCTGTGCGCCGGTACCAGCTGCTATGGCCGACCGGAAAGTGGAGATTACGGGTCCCGTGGATCGGAAGATGGTCATCAATGCTCTGAATTCCGGTGCTAAAGTCTTCATG GCTGACTTCGAAGATTCACTCTCACCTACTTGGGAAAACCTCATGAGAGGCCAAGTAAACCTGAAGGAAGCAGTGGAAGGGACAATAAGCTTCCATGATCAGGCGAGGAACAAAGTTTACAAGCTCAATGATCAGACGGCCAAGCTCTTCGTCCGAGCTCGAGGATGGCATCTGCCCGAGGCCCACATCTTAATCGACGGTGAACCGGCTACCGGCTGCCTCGTCGATTTCGGCCTCTACTTCTACCATAACTATCCTAATTACCGACGCACCCAAGGTCAAGGTTTCGGCCCATTCTTTTATCTGCCCAAGATGGAGCATTCAAG GGAAGCCAAAATATGGAACTCAGTGTTTGAGAAGGCAGAAAAGGTGGCAGGAATAGAGAAAGGAAGCATAAGAGCCACAGTTCTGATAGAGACACTGCCTGCAGTGTTTCAAATGAATGAGATCCTATATGAACTAAGGGACCATTCAGTTGGGTTGAACTGTGGTAGATGGGATTACATCTTCAGCTATCTCAAGACATTCCAGGCTCACTCAGATCGGTTGCTCCCTGACCGTGTTCAGGTTGGCATGGCTCAACACTTCATGAGAAGCTACTCTAACCTCCTCATCCGCACTTGTCATAGGCGTGGTGTGCACGCCATGGGTGGCATG GCAGCTCAGATTCCAATCAAAGATGATCCAGTAGCAAATGAAGCAGCACTAGAGCTGGTAAGGAAGGACAAGCTGCGAGAGGTGCTTGCCGGTCATGATGGGACTTGGGCAGCCCACCCAGGTCTAATCTCACCCATCATGGAAGTCTTCAGCAAGAACTTAAGCAACCCTCACCAAATCCAAACCATGAAAAGGGAAGATGCAGCAAACATCACTGAAGCAGACCTCTTACAGAGGCCTCAAGGTGCAAGGACAATGGAAGGTCTCCGACTAAACACTAGAGTTGGTATCCAATACGTTGCAGCTTGGCTTACTGGAACTGGGGCAGTACCTCTTTACAATCTCATGGAAGATGCTGCAACTGCTGAGATCAGTAGGGTTCAGAACTGGCAATGGTTGAAGTATGGAGTTGAATTGGATGGAGATGGTCTTGGTGTGAAGGTGAGCTTGGATCTCTTTGGGAGGATAGTTGAAGAAGAGATGGCTAGGATTGAAGaggaggtgggcaaagagaagTTCAAGAAGGGAATGTACAAGGAGGCTTGCAAGCTTTTCTCCAAGCAATGCACAGCTCCCACCCTGGATGATTTTCTGACTTTAGAAGCCTATAACCAAATTGTCATCCATCACCCAGATGGATCTGCTAGGCTCTGA